In a genomic window of Cytobacillus sp. FSL H8-0458:
- a CDS encoding Ger(x)C family spore germination protein, protein MRRNVAAFVSIIVLWAVLTACTDSKTLEKMGLITTVGYDLSEDGKILTTMVLLQIDPEAPKNTGFITGESITSKGARIAADLKSPKKLQSGQLRVALYGEEVAEDGIINLADTLSRDPSISDLTYLGIVEGSANEILKQENQQFTDIGQFIYKELDQNIKGELIPSSTLQEFTHDFYAAGVDPSLPTLKAENGMVRITGMALMNDDKMVGKISAAESFYLKLINDRYEAGNLELIISKNGFQNIKLNEEKELAVVLDTIRSNSKMELQDKENLTFKLTINIDSRLLEINQSIDLKNPKNIQILEKTISNTIKKNAEDLLAYAKAHDSDVFGFGEVYRSSVYRSGLTKEKWHEMYKNIRVNVKVNFQIVRTGVVE, encoded by the coding sequence GTGAGACGTAATGTTGCTGCTTTTGTATCCATAATCGTTCTTTGGGCTGTTCTCACAGCCTGCACTGACAGCAAAACATTAGAAAAAATGGGCTTAATTACTACAGTAGGCTACGATCTTTCTGAAGATGGCAAGATTTTAACGACCATGGTTCTGCTGCAAATTGATCCGGAAGCACCTAAAAATACTGGTTTTATAACGGGTGAGTCGATTACCAGCAAAGGAGCCCGGATTGCAGCAGATTTAAAGAGCCCGAAAAAGCTGCAATCCGGCCAGCTTCGAGTTGCCCTATACGGAGAAGAAGTTGCAGAGGATGGAATTATTAACCTGGCAGACACACTTTCACGCGACCCCTCAATCAGTGACCTCACCTATTTGGGTATTGTTGAGGGCAGTGCCAATGAAATACTTAAACAGGAAAACCAGCAATTTACTGATATAGGACAATTTATATATAAAGAACTTGACCAGAACATTAAAGGGGAATTAATCCCATCTTCAACACTTCAGGAATTCACACATGATTTTTACGCAGCTGGAGTGGACCCTTCCCTCCCAACCTTAAAAGCAGAAAATGGAATGGTTAGGATAACAGGCATGGCACTTATGAATGATGATAAAATGGTGGGTAAAATTTCTGCAGCAGAGTCCTTTTACTTAAAATTAATAAATGATCGATATGAGGCAGGAAACCTCGAACTCATAATCAGCAAAAATGGTTTCCAAAACATTAAGCTAAATGAAGAAAAAGAGCTTGCTGTGGTATTGGATACCATCAGAAGCAACAGTAAAATGGAACTGCAGGACAAAGAGAATCTCACCTTTAAGCTAACCATTAACATTGACTCCCGCCTATTGGAAATTAACCAATCCATTGATTTAAAAAACCCGAAAAATATTCAAATTCTGGAAAAAACGATCAGTAATACAATTAAAAAGAATGCAGAAGATTTGCTTGCCTATGCCAAGGCCCATGACTCAGATGTATTCGGTTTCGGAGAGGTTTATAGAAGTTCAGTATATAGGTCGGGACTTACTAAGGAAAAATGGCATGAAATGTATAAAAACATACGTGTAAACGTGAAGGTAAATTTTCAAATTGTCAGAACCGGTGTAGTGGAATAA
- a CDS encoding GerAB/ArcD/ProY family transporter, translating into MKINVQPKPQYLINAFMVFFIVHAMQVGVGVQGFQRVIYLESKHDAWISVLIAGAAANLIGWIIFKTLSMYQSADLFGIHFDIYGKWLGSLLNFIYIFHCLAAFFVITRNYIEVVQAWVFPDLPTWFISLTIMLLVMYGLTGGFRTIVGFCFFSIIFTVWMISLLAFPFQFANWEYLSPILESDLKEILKGARQMTFTVLGFELLYAFYPYVNEKEKINKYFQYGLLFTTFLYLIIMVISLAYFSGGQLERTIWGTLSLFKIVRLPFIERFEYVAVSSWIILILPNLMLYLWSASRGLSRIWNRSMINISWLLAFFLYLSLQIFLTRIEINLINDNYAKYAFYLVFVYPIFLYIIALFKKRIKNQRGEPR; encoded by the coding sequence ATGAAAATTAACGTACAGCCGAAACCCCAATATTTAATTAATGCTTTCATGGTTTTTTTCATAGTGCACGCCATGCAGGTGGGTGTAGGAGTGCAAGGTTTCCAGCGTGTTATTTACCTGGAATCCAAACATGACGCGTGGATATCTGTCCTCATAGCAGGAGCAGCAGCAAACCTGATTGGCTGGATCATATTTAAAACCCTGTCTATGTATCAATCTGCAGATCTCTTTGGGATTCATTTCGACATTTATGGGAAGTGGCTGGGGAGTCTGCTTAATTTTATTTATATATTCCATTGTTTGGCAGCCTTCTTTGTTATTACCCGAAATTATATTGAAGTGGTTCAGGCCTGGGTTTTTCCTGACCTTCCCACCTGGTTTATTTCTTTAACCATTATGTTATTAGTAATGTACGGCCTTACAGGCGGCTTTCGGACGATTGTCGGATTTTGCTTCTTCAGTATTATCTTTACAGTGTGGATGATTTCACTGCTGGCATTTCCTTTTCAGTTTGCCAATTGGGAATATTTATCTCCGATTTTAGAATCAGATTTAAAAGAAATCCTGAAAGGCGCCCGGCAAATGACATTTACTGTATTGGGATTTGAACTCCTGTACGCCTTCTATCCATATGTAAATGAGAAGGAAAAGATCAATAAATATTTTCAGTATGGTTTGCTTTTTACCACTTTTCTTTATCTCATCATTATGGTCATTTCCCTTGCCTATTTCAGCGGTGGACAGCTTGAAAGGACGATTTGGGGCACCCTTTCTTTGTTCAAGATTGTGCGGCTGCCGTTTATTGAAAGATTTGAATACGTCGCAGTTTCATCATGGATTATCCTTATCTTGCCGAATTTAATGCTTTACTTATGGTCTGCCTCCAGAGGACTAAGCAGAATCTGGAATAGAAGTATGATAAATATCTCTTGGTTATTAGCTTTCTTCCTTTATTTATCTCTGCAGATTTTCTTAACAAGGATCGAAATCAATCTTATTAATGATAACTATGCTAAATACGCATTTTATTTGGTTTTTGTTTACCCCATTTTCCTTTACATTATTGCTTTATTCAAAAAAAGAATTAAAAATCAAAGGGGTGAACCACGGTGA